One part of the Terrimicrobium sacchariphilum genome encodes these proteins:
- a CDS encoding right-handed parallel beta-helix repeat-containing protein — protein MAGILGNIRAEADIQTLISNAIRQKAPEVVIPPGVYKVQPASGGRVHLQVKDASNLTIKAEGVTLLCGKRTMAMEFVSCKNVRLQGLTIDYEPLCFTQGEVVRIADDRSWIDVQLDAGYPREPFSRIDLIDRVTRFRKRGMPFLWGAKAEMVGESTVRVFRDGIGKAAALGDLASLSTGPDPGGAPHGLTITASSDMTFEDVTVHSAPGFGIFESAGQGGSTFRRCSVTPGPPPTGATSERLLSSSWDAMMTAAVRKGPIVEDCRIEKAGDDSWSVQSTDYLVLAVDGTRAIIASRQPYDVFPQVGERLVTGLTSPEAVVASLRPVNLDQVSLGAGTRDKIKAAKPWEVWGVSAKVFEVTAKDSFPFPVGQNLYNPDRQCNGFVFRNNHLHNSGRILIKASDGVIEGNDIKDGHAGVTIAPEYPGAIGGVRNVVIRNNRFVGTGYFCPAPWSGQAGCISLSGQGSIDAPTFRDIVIEKNYFEDFNGPGIVIVSAAGVRIADNLFRNVMSETPNPTGQDLGIDGGALIWVSRSSDLTITGNRVVRPGAFFRQKVVWNEAESDSVATLESGIVIERGD, from the coding sequence GTGGCTGGTATCCTCGGGAATATCCGGGCAGAGGCTGATATTCAGACACTGATCAGCAATGCCATCAGGCAAAAGGCCCCCGAGGTTGTAATCCCTCCCGGGGTTTACAAGGTGCAACCTGCCTCTGGTGGCCGTGTTCATTTGCAGGTTAAGGATGCGAGTAACCTGACGATCAAGGCCGAAGGAGTGACTCTCCTCTGCGGAAAGCGCACGATGGCCATGGAGTTCGTGTCCTGTAAAAACGTCCGGTTGCAAGGGCTGACGATCGACTATGAACCGCTGTGTTTCACGCAGGGGGAGGTGGTTCGTATTGCGGATGACCGTAGCTGGATCGACGTGCAGTTGGACGCTGGATACCCACGTGAACCTTTCTCTCGCATCGATCTGATTGACCGCGTCACCCGTTTTCGGAAGAGGGGAATGCCATTTCTCTGGGGCGCCAAAGCCGAGATGGTCGGGGAATCAACGGTACGTGTGTTCCGAGACGGGATCGGCAAGGCGGCCGCTCTGGGCGATCTCGCCTCGCTCAGCACGGGACCAGATCCGGGCGGGGCTCCGCATGGTCTGACGATCACGGCCAGTTCGGACATGACCTTTGAGGATGTGACAGTGCACTCGGCCCCAGGATTTGGGATATTCGAGAGCGCTGGACAGGGTGGCTCGACCTTTCGACGGTGCAGTGTGACGCCGGGTCCGCCCCCCACCGGTGCCACCTCGGAACGGCTGCTCAGCAGTTCATGGGATGCAATGATGACCGCTGCGGTGCGGAAAGGTCCCATTGTGGAAGATTGTCGGATCGAGAAGGCGGGTGACGACTCGTGGAGCGTTCAATCGACGGACTATCTCGTCCTGGCTGTCGATGGGACGAGGGCTATCATCGCCTCGCGTCAACCGTATGACGTGTTTCCCCAGGTCGGGGAGAGGCTTGTTACGGGATTAACTTCGCCGGAAGCGGTGGTCGCGAGTCTCCGCCCCGTAAACCTTGACCAGGTTTCCCTGGGGGCTGGCACCCGTGACAAGATCAAGGCGGCGAAGCCTTGGGAGGTTTGGGGAGTGAGTGCGAAGGTCTTTGAAGTCACGGCGAAGGATTCGTTCCCGTTTCCCGTCGGCCAGAATCTTTATAATCCGGATCGGCAGTGTAACGGCTTCGTTTTTCGCAATAATCACCTGCATAACTCTGGGCGTATTCTCATTAAAGCTTCAGACGGAGTTATCGAAGGTAATGACATCAAGGATGGACACGCCGGCGTGACCATTGCGCCGGAATACCCCGGGGCGATTGGCGGCGTGCGCAATGTGGTCATCCGTAATAACCGCTTCGTCGGCACGGGATATTTTTGCCCAGCTCCTTGGAGTGGGCAGGCAGGATGTATTTCCCTGTCAGGCCAGGGCAGTATCGATGCACCCACTTTCCGGGACATTGTAATTGAGAAAAATTACTTCGAGGACTTTAACGGGCCGGGCATTGTAATAGTTTCCGCCGCCGGAGTTCGCATTGCCGACAACCTCTTCCGGAACGTAATGTCGGAAACGCCAAATCCCACAGGTCAGGACCTGGGAATCGATGGTGGAGCCTTGATCTGGGTGTCACGGAGTTCGGACTTAACCATCACTGGAAATCGTGTCGTTCGCCCCGGTGCCTTCTTCAGGCAGAAGGTCGTGTGGAATGAGGCGGAAAGCGACTCCGTGGCAACACTGGAAAGCGGAATCGTGATTGAGCGGGGCGACTAA
- a CDS encoding glycoside hydrolase family 2 TIM barrel-domain containing protein: MSRSIIKVCDGWKFSRQVSENARCEQPSYSVESWESIELPHTPQVEAEVVRYPFQGICWYRRIITPSPEWVGKQVVLEFGAGMQIADIWVNGTHCQRHLGGYLPFSVDLTDLLSHGKEALVVVRLDNRDTSECPPGKPLEHLDFSYFGGLYREARLIITAPLHVSDPIRANLQAGGGVFVRTKELKPEAAHISIQTHVVNEATDPARRCHIVSNIFDPEGVMVQTDKSFPLIIAGGEGHHFQQEVVIVSPKPWHPDTPRLYTLITEVYADGALIDVHETRFGIRHIAMDRQFYLNGELLPIRGTNRHQEYPFIGNAAPPNAQRRDAQLIKDAGFNFVRLSHYPQDPSFLDACDELGLLVQAAIPGWQQFWPNNSFISRSFQDVRELIRRDRNHPSIIFWEPNLNETGVGESGLGHSDWCRTAHEITHLEYPGDQCFTFGDAYPEKPGWDWDVTGLIREYGDFSFGGNESTSRHRRGEGEAALLQQAWNYQWTLNHINAGYLDPKSDYCGCATWVMFDYNRGYHDDACTCGAMDIFRLPKYVYYLYQSQRNPEIIDRRWSSGPMVFIASDWTPRTGETKVIVFSNCDEVELLVNGLAISRRSPDAGPDTVYSERKETNLATVGDDYDRSGGNPYDGGNANHIPHPPFTFTGVAYRSGSLTAIGYIKGTEVARHDVTTPEEPHSLEVWADFANIPLAENGLDVLIVHARIVDANGTTVPISGKVIGFEVDGRAELIGPNPAPTDAGIASILLRTSGPLGEIRVTARLGYLSASKRLA; this comes from the coding sequence ATGTCGCGCTCCATTATCAAAGTCTGTGACGGCTGGAAATTCTCCCGTCAGGTTTCCGAAAACGCTCGCTGCGAGCAGCCATCGTATTCCGTCGAAAGCTGGGAATCGATCGAACTGCCTCATACTCCGCAGGTCGAGGCCGAGGTTGTTCGTTATCCTTTCCAGGGCATCTGCTGGTACCGCCGCATAATCACTCCCAGCCCCGAATGGGTGGGGAAGCAGGTGGTGCTCGAGTTTGGCGCTGGCATGCAAATCGCTGATATCTGGGTCAACGGTACGCATTGCCAGCGCCACCTCGGCGGGTATTTGCCTTTCAGCGTCGATCTCACTGATCTTTTATCCCATGGCAAGGAGGCTCTGGTGGTCGTCCGTCTCGATAATCGCGACACGAGCGAATGCCCCCCCGGCAAACCTCTTGAGCACCTTGATTTTTCCTACTTCGGAGGTCTCTATCGCGAAGCCAGACTCATAATCACAGCTCCGCTGCATGTCAGCGACCCTATCCGCGCAAACCTCCAGGCTGGCGGAGGCGTATTCGTTCGCACAAAGGAACTGAAGCCCGAGGCCGCTCACATCAGTATCCAGACGCATGTGGTCAATGAAGCCACTGACCCGGCCCGTCGCTGTCACATCGTCTCCAACATCTTCGATCCGGAGGGTGTCATGGTCCAGACCGACAAGAGCTTCCCGCTCATCATCGCAGGGGGGGAGGGACACCATTTCCAACAAGAGGTCGTCATCGTCTCCCCGAAGCCCTGGCATCCCGATACACCTCGGCTGTACACCCTCATCACCGAGGTCTATGCGGATGGCGCACTCATCGATGTCCACGAGACGCGCTTCGGAATCCGGCATATCGCGATGGATCGCCAGTTTTACCTCAATGGGGAACTCTTGCCGATCCGCGGGACGAACAGGCATCAGGAGTATCCTTTCATCGGCAACGCCGCGCCACCTAATGCACAGCGCCGCGACGCCCAACTCATCAAGGATGCTGGATTCAACTTCGTGCGTCTCAGCCACTATCCGCAGGACCCGTCCTTCCTGGATGCCTGCGATGAACTCGGCCTCCTCGTGCAGGCCGCGATCCCGGGATGGCAGCAGTTCTGGCCAAATAATTCCTTCATCAGCCGCTCTTTCCAAGACGTCCGTGAACTCATTCGCCGCGACCGCAATCACCCCAGCATCATTTTCTGGGAGCCAAATCTCAATGAAACAGGGGTGGGCGAAAGCGGTCTGGGGCATTCCGACTGGTGCCGCACCGCCCACGAGATCACGCACCTGGAGTATCCTGGCGACCAATGCTTCACCTTTGGCGATGCGTATCCCGAGAAGCCAGGCTGGGATTGGGACGTCACGGGGCTGATCCGAGAGTATGGCGATTTTTCCTTTGGAGGAAATGAAAGCACGTCCCGCCATCGTCGCGGGGAAGGCGAGGCCGCGCTCCTCCAGCAGGCATGGAACTACCAGTGGACGCTTAACCACATCAATGCCGGATATCTCGATCCCAAGTCCGACTACTGCGGTTGCGCGACATGGGTGATGTTTGATTACAACAGGGGATACCATGACGACGCCTGCACCTGCGGCGCGATGGATATCTTCCGTCTGCCGAAGTATGTGTATTACCTTTACCAGAGCCAGCGTAACCCGGAAATCATCGACCGCCGCTGGTCCAGCGGACCCATGGTGTTCATCGCCAGCGATTGGACGCCCCGCACAGGAGAAACGAAGGTCATAGTCTTTTCCAACTGCGATGAAGTCGAGCTCCTCGTAAACGGTCTGGCAATCAGTCGCCGCTCTCCAGACGCAGGACCGGACACCGTCTACAGTGAGCGAAAGGAAACCAATCTCGCGACGGTAGGTGACGATTACGATCGCTCCGGAGGAAATCCTTACGATGGCGGAAACGCCAACCATATCCCCCATCCTCCATTCACCTTTACAGGAGTGGCCTATCGCTCCGGGTCTCTCACCGCTATCGGCTACATCAAGGGCACGGAAGTTGCCCGGCATGATGTCACCACCCCGGAGGAACCCCACTCCCTGGAAGTCTGGGCTGATTTCGCCAATATCCCCCTTGCGGAAAATGGACTTGATGTCCTCATCGTCCATGCCCGGATCGTCGATGCGAACGGCACTACGGTTCCCATCTCCGGCAAGGTTATCGGGTTTGAGGTCGATGGACGGGCAGAACTGATCGGTCCCAATCCCGCCCCGACCGATGCCGGGATCGCCTCGATCCTTCTTCGCACTTCGGGTCCCCTCGGGGAAATCCGCGTTACGGCGCGACTGGGATACTTGTCTGCCAGCAAACGGCTCGCTTAA
- a CDS encoding UDP-glucose--hexose-1-phosphate uridylyltransferase, whose amino-acid sequence MKALSSAPHRRLNALTGEWVLVSPHRTQRPWLGQKEAGSNEKPPTHDEKCYLCPGNARMGGERNPDYVGPFVFNNDFSALLPQQTGSSASPGEGLFRYEEVAGECRVICFSPRHDLTLPDLSLQEIRQVIDTWAGQTEELGRKYRWVQIFENKGAIMGCSNPHPHGQVWASSFIPNEPAKEDVQQRRYYEREGRTLLSDYAEREMVDRERIVVENADWLAVVPYWAVWPFETLLLPKVPVRRLPDLDEARRLSLAKILKAMLSGYDQLFETSFPYSMGWHGAPYGDEPGEHWHVHAHFYPPLLRSASVKKFMVGYELLAEAQRDLAAETAAARLREACGS is encoded by the coding sequence ATGAAAGCACTCTCTTCCGCTCCTCATCGACGTCTCAACGCCCTCACGGGTGAGTGGGTCCTCGTCTCTCCACATCGTACGCAACGCCCTTGGTTGGGCCAGAAGGAGGCAGGTTCAAACGAGAAGCCTCCGACCCATGACGAGAAATGCTACCTGTGTCCGGGGAATGCGCGGATGGGAGGGGAACGGAATCCCGACTACGTCGGCCCCTTTGTTTTCAACAACGATTTTTCCGCCCTTCTGCCACAGCAGACCGGGAGTTCGGCATCACCGGGAGAGGGCTTGTTCCGATATGAAGAGGTGGCGGGGGAATGCCGCGTGATATGCTTCTCTCCCAGGCATGATCTGACTCTGCCCGATCTGTCGCTGCAGGAGATCCGGCAGGTGATTGATACGTGGGCCGGGCAGACCGAAGAACTCGGCAGAAAGTACCGCTGGGTTCAGATCTTTGAAAACAAAGGTGCGATCATGGGATGTTCCAATCCCCATCCGCATGGCCAGGTGTGGGCTTCGTCGTTTATACCGAACGAACCTGCCAAGGAGGACGTCCAGCAGCGCCGATATTATGAACGGGAGGGACGTACGCTTTTATCCGACTATGCCGAACGCGAGATGGTCGACCGGGAACGGATCGTGGTTGAGAATGCGGACTGGCTGGCCGTTGTTCCGTACTGGGCTGTCTGGCCCTTTGAAACGTTGTTGCTCCCCAAAGTTCCCGTGCGGCGTCTTCCCGACCTTGATGAGGCCAGAAGGCTTTCGCTGGCTAAGATTCTGAAGGCGATGTTGTCGGGATACGACCAACTATTTGAAACGTCCTTTCCGTACTCCATGGGATGGCACGGTGCGCCCTACGGTGATGAGCCGGGTGAGCATTGGCACGTGCATGCCCATTTCTATCCGCCCCTGCTACGCTCCGCCTCAGTGAAGAAATTCATGGTCGGCTATGAGTTGCTGGCAGAGGCTCAGCGCGATCTTGCGGCCGAGACGGCTGCCGCTCGATTACGCGAGGCCTGCGGGAGCTGA
- a CDS encoding right-handed parallel beta-helix repeat-containing protein codes for MKKSFLPFVTAFCLGATAVHSSDDFRPALEQAVKSGAHEFTIPAGTYHLKPVGGDNNHVTVNNAKDLTINAEGVKLICGDMTRAVTIKNSRNVTLKGLTIDYDPLPYTQGDIIATAPDDSWVDVRIHAGYPRKPYSRIDVIDPATRFRKRGMPFLWGAKGEMRGEDVVRVYVKDIGKIAKVGDMASMSGGPRPGGVAHAVAIENCAGTVFEGVSVFSAPGFGIIEQDGDGGMRYTRCKVVPGPKPEGATQERLLSSVWDAMQSKTMKRGPLVEQCEIRDAGDDSWSVQSSDFMVVAVDGSTATLTFRDEHCLGPQVGDSLATSLDGKTAEIIAKEYVKLPDDLARKVTEAPQWTLWRTNTKAVKVTVKGDVPFLVGESVYCPDRQGNGFIFRNNITRSSGRILIKAGDGMIEGNQIFDGHSGVTVSPEVPGEAAAGIRNLVIRNNTFKGTGYFCPSWSTDQAGCISIAAGAKYPVFQNIRIEGNRFEDFNGPGIVLFAAKGVSIRDNLFARVMTAPPSVTGAGKGVNGESLLWLTRSSDITTSGNKVYEPGAYLKATVSGKDVAQDTLDKLAEGFSIETAPSPFNLTQPSH; via the coding sequence ATGAAAAAGTCGTTCCTACCTTTCGTGACAGCATTTTGTCTTGGAGCAACAGCCGTCCACTCCAGCGACGATTTCCGCCCCGCTCTCGAGCAGGCCGTAAAGTCGGGAGCGCATGAATTCACCATCCCGGCAGGCACCTATCATCTGAAGCCTGTTGGCGGGGACAACAATCATGTGACGGTAAATAACGCAAAGGATCTGACCATCAATGCCGAGGGCGTGAAGCTGATCTGTGGAGACATGACCAGGGCCGTCACAATCAAGAACTCCCGTAATGTCACGCTCAAAGGGCTGACGATCGATTATGATCCCCTGCCCTACACGCAGGGCGACATCATCGCGACAGCGCCTGATGACAGCTGGGTCGATGTACGCATCCATGCAGGTTATCCCCGGAAGCCCTATTCACGCATCGATGTCATCGATCCTGCCACGCGGTTTCGCAAACGCGGCATGCCATTTCTTTGGGGAGCGAAGGGCGAGATGCGGGGCGAGGATGTCGTGCGTGTATATGTGAAAGACATCGGGAAGATTGCAAAGGTCGGTGACATGGCTTCCATGAGTGGAGGTCCTCGGCCAGGAGGAGTCGCCCACGCTGTCGCAATCGAAAACTGCGCAGGCACAGTCTTTGAAGGCGTCTCGGTATTTTCTGCGCCCGGGTTTGGCATCATCGAGCAGGATGGCGATGGCGGCATGCGCTACACCCGATGCAAAGTGGTTCCCGGCCCCAAACCGGAAGGAGCCACACAGGAGCGATTGCTCAGCAGCGTATGGGATGCCATGCAGAGCAAAACCATGAAACGCGGCCCGTTGGTCGAGCAATGTGAGATCCGCGATGCGGGAGACGACTCATGGAGCGTACAGTCCAGCGACTTTATGGTGGTAGCCGTCGATGGCTCAACGGCGACACTTACCTTCCGGGACGAACATTGCCTCGGCCCGCAGGTCGGCGACTCTCTCGCTACCTCCCTCGATGGGAAGACAGCCGAGATCATCGCCAAGGAGTATGTCAAACTCCCCGATGACTTGGCCCGTAAAGTGACCGAGGCGCCCCAGTGGACGCTATGGCGCACTAATACGAAAGCGGTCAAGGTCACCGTCAAAGGCGATGTCCCCTTTCTCGTCGGAGAGTCGGTCTACTGCCCCGATCGTCAAGGAAACGGATTCATCTTCCGCAACAACATTACCCGGAGCTCCGGTCGCATTCTCATCAAGGCAGGCGACGGCATGATTGAAGGCAACCAGATCTTTGACGGCCATTCCGGTGTCACGGTCTCTCCTGAGGTTCCCGGCGAGGCTGCGGCGGGAATTCGAAATCTCGTGATTCGAAACAACACATTCAAAGGTACGGGATATTTTTGTCCGTCGTGGTCGACTGATCAAGCGGGGTGCATTTCGATTGCGGCCGGGGCGAAATACCCCGTGTTCCAGAATATCAGGATCGAGGGCAATCGATTCGAGGACTTCAACGGACCCGGAATCGTCCTTTTCGCGGCCAAGGGTGTTTCCATTCGGGACAACCTCTTCGCTCGTGTGATGACTGCTCCTCCCAGCGTCACCGGCGCAGGCAAGGGAGTCAATGGCGAATCTCTGCTTTGGCTGACCCGCTCATCGGACATCACAACAAGCGGCAACAAGGTGTACGAACCCGGTGCATACCTCAAGGCAACCGTCTCCGGCAAAGATGTCGCCCAAGATACTCTCGACAAGCTTGCCGAAGGTTTTTCCATCGAGACTGCGCCCAGCCCGTTCAACCTCACGCAACCAAGTCACTAG
- a CDS encoding sodium:solute symporter family protein: MHLIDWLLIAIPLLTLLIVTLYTRRYVRGVADFLSGGRMAGRYLLAVAKGEQGVGAVVFVATFEIISHSGFVLTWWGWLSIPVMLIVGISGWVIYRFRETRALTLAQFFEIRYSKRFRVFTGILGFGAGVVNFGIIPVIGSRFLTFFLGLPQTFSFFGFQIETYIPLMAVLLTISLAMTLSGGLITLMITNCLEGMMSQILFLIIIAALLCMFSWKDISQVLENQPKGESLLNPFDSMGLKDFNIWYVLIGLWGGIYRTMAWQNQSAYATAAVTAHESRMGGILSIWKGMGNTAVITLLAVCAMTYLAHPHYAAQAAEVQHEVAQIAQPKIQQQMKIPIAIEHMLPMGIKGILCIVLLMGVFGGDGNHLHSWGSLFIQDVLVPLRKKPFTPRQHIRLLRWSMTGVALFAFLFGCFFKQTEYVMMWWAVTEAIYVGGAGAAIIGGLYWKKGTTAGAWAGLLTGSTLVTSGILARQVWGDSFPFNGTQIAFGGSIIACVVYFTVSLLTCRKNFDMDRMLHRGEYAVESEQKFQTKKKTKVSWGRIIGLDENFSIGDKIIACGLFGWSMIWLAVFVIGTIWNLISPWPLQVWSTFWFIVGIGIPIFFALVTAVWFSWGGVKDIRLFFRRLREERIDARDDGTVVNHHNLAD; this comes from the coding sequence ATGCACCTAATCGACTGGCTCCTCATCGCGATACCGCTGCTCACCCTGCTTATCGTCACACTTTACACCCGACGGTATGTGCGCGGCGTCGCGGATTTCCTCTCCGGCGGTCGCATGGCCGGGCGCTACCTTCTCGCCGTGGCCAAGGGGGAACAGGGTGTGGGCGCGGTCGTATTTGTCGCCACCTTCGAAATCATTTCGCACTCAGGTTTCGTCCTCACATGGTGGGGATGGCTCAGTATACCCGTGATGTTGATCGTGGGCATCAGCGGTTGGGTGATCTACCGATTTCGTGAAACACGAGCTCTCACTCTCGCCCAATTCTTTGAGATTCGATATAGCAAGCGCTTCCGTGTCTTCACCGGCATCCTCGGCTTCGGCGCAGGCGTGGTGAACTTCGGCATCATTCCGGTCATTGGTTCCCGGTTTCTCACGTTTTTCCTCGGGCTGCCTCAGACCTTCAGCTTCTTTGGGTTTCAGATCGAGACCTACATCCCATTGATGGCAGTTCTGCTAACCATCTCGCTCGCGATGACCCTATCCGGTGGCCTGATCACGTTGATGATCACAAATTGCCTCGAGGGAATGATGTCTCAGATCCTTTTCCTCATCATCATTGCAGCCCTGCTATGCATGTTTAGCTGGAAGGACATTTCCCAGGTGCTCGAGAATCAGCCCAAAGGAGAGTCGCTGCTGAATCCCTTCGACTCGATGGGTTTGAAAGACTTCAACATCTGGTATGTGCTCATCGGCCTCTGGGGAGGCATCTATCGGACGATGGCCTGGCAAAACCAGAGCGCCTATGCCACAGCTGCTGTGACCGCGCACGAGTCACGCATGGGTGGCATCCTTTCCATCTGGAAGGGAATGGGAAATACAGCCGTAATCACACTCCTCGCGGTTTGCGCCATGACGTATCTGGCACATCCACACTATGCCGCCCAAGCTGCAGAAGTTCAGCATGAGGTGGCTCAGATCGCCCAGCCCAAGATCCAGCAGCAAATGAAGATTCCCATCGCCATTGAACACATGCTGCCCATGGGCATCAAAGGCATTCTCTGCATCGTTCTCCTTATGGGTGTATTCGGTGGAGACGGCAACCATCTGCACTCGTGGGGGAGCCTTTTCATCCAGGATGTGCTGGTGCCATTGCGCAAGAAACCCTTCACTCCCAGACAACATATCCGCCTGTTGAGATGGTCGATGACAGGAGTGGCTTTGTTCGCCTTTCTTTTTGGCTGTTTCTTCAAGCAGACGGAGTACGTGATGATGTGGTGGGCGGTAACCGAGGCAATCTATGTTGGCGGAGCCGGAGCGGCCATTATCGGCGGACTATACTGGAAGAAAGGCACCACTGCGGGCGCGTGGGCTGGCCTCCTCACTGGGTCAACTCTTGTAACTTCTGGCATTCTGGCCCGGCAGGTCTGGGGTGACAGCTTTCCCTTCAATGGCACGCAAATTGCCTTCGGCGGCTCAATCATTGCGTGCGTGGTTTACTTCACCGTTTCTCTGCTGACCTGCCGCAAAAACTTCGACATGGATCGTATGCTGCACCGAGGCGAATACGCGGTGGAATCAGAGCAAAAATTCCAAACGAAGAAAAAGACCAAGGTCTCCTGGGGGCGCATCATCGGCCTCGATGAGAACTTTTCTATCGGCGACAAAATCATCGCCTGCGGTCTTTTTGGCTGGAGCATGATCTGGCTGGCTGTCTTCGTCATCGGCACCATCTGGAACCTCATCTCACCATGGCCCTTACAGGTCTGGTCCACATTCTGGTTCATTGTCGGCATCGGCATTCCGATCTTCTTTGCTCTCGTTACCGCCGTCTGGTTTTCGTGGGGTGGAGTAAAGGATATCAGACTCTTTTTCAGACGCCTCCGTGAGGAGCGCATCGATGCCCGGGACGATGGCACGGTCGTCAATCACCACAATCTGGCCGACTAG
- a CDS encoding sodium:solute symporter family protein, with amino-acid sequence MTASPTTSSVASSININLTPVDYLILGLYFVFVIGIGLALKRYMKGSSEFFQSGRAIPAWVTGLAFLSANLGAQEIIGMAASGAKYGIMTSHFYWLGAIPAMVFLAIFMMPFYYGSKARSVPEYLKLRFDEKTRGFNAFSFALMTIFSSGISLHALAKLLEVLVGWNYWTCIGISAAIVLVYILLGGLTSAIYNEVLQFFMIVLGFTPLVYLALKAIGGWSALKEKLIPVATNEGFAAGTWTHSWHYMGSAAENPMGVNWIAMAMGLGFVLSFGYWCTDFLVVQRAMAAESMSAARRTPLIAAVPKMLFPLLVILPGMIAIAMHYQSGGKFLPVSHDGTPDYNMVIPALLAQYFPTGLLGLGFTALMASFMAGMAGNVTAFNTVWTYDIYQSYFAPGKSDKHYLWMGRVATIVGIILSIGTAFMASHFNNIMDMLQLVFGFVNAPLFATFLLGMFWRRATGHGAFWGLVAGTLSAVVFHGLSLSHNAVPGIKGGWITPVFHFQSEMGQNFWVAIVAWTVCFVLTIGISLVTARTKTNEELAGLVYSLTPKPKSEGEVWYTRPAFVGIIVLALVLVLNIIFA; translated from the coding sequence ATGACCGCATCCCCGACCACCTCCTCCGTCGCATCCTCGATCAATATCAATCTCACGCCGGTTGATTACCTGATCCTCGGATTGTACTTCGTATTCGTCATCGGCATCGGTCTCGCCCTCAAGCGCTACATGAAGGGCAGCAGCGAGTTTTTTCAGTCGGGCCGCGCGATCCCGGCGTGGGTCACCGGACTGGCTTTCCTTTCCGCCAATCTTGGAGCTCAGGAAATCATCGGAATGGCTGCTTCCGGCGCAAAGTATGGCATCATGACCAGCCATTTCTATTGGCTCGGCGCAATCCCGGCGATGGTCTTCCTGGCCATCTTCATGATGCCCTTCTACTATGGGTCAAAGGCGCGTTCGGTGCCGGAGTATCTCAAGCTGCGATTTGACGAAAAGACGCGTGGATTCAATGCGTTCTCATTCGCGCTAATGACCATCTTCTCCTCCGGCATTTCCCTCCATGCGCTGGCCAAGCTGCTGGAGGTCCTAGTCGGCTGGAACTACTGGACCTGTATCGGGATCTCCGCCGCGATCGTGCTGGTATACATCCTTCTCGGCGGGCTGACCTCGGCAATTTATAACGAGGTCCTCCAGTTCTTTATGATCGTGCTCGGGTTTACCCCGCTCGTCTATCTGGCCCTAAAGGCCATCGGCGGCTGGAGTGCGCTGAAGGAAAAGCTTATTCCCGTGGCGACCAATGAAGGCTTCGCCGCCGGGACATGGACGCATTCCTGGCACTACATGGGTTCCGCGGCAGAAAATCCCATGGGCGTCAATTGGATCGCAATGGCCATGGGCCTTGGCTTCGTCCTTTCCTTTGGCTACTGGTGTACGGACTTCCTGGTCGTCCAGCGAGCCATGGCTGCCGAGTCCATGTCGGCAGCTCGACGGACTCCTCTCATCGCCGCCGTACCGAAGATGCTCTTCCCGCTTCTGGTCATCCTCCCTGGCATGATCGCCATCGCCATGCACTACCAATCCGGGGGCAAGTTCCTTCCGGTTTCTCATGACGGCACTCCAGATTACAACATGGTGATCCCGGCGCTATTGGCGCAATACTTCCCGACCGGCCTTCTCGGCCTGGGTTTCACCGCGCTCATGGCTTCCTTCATGGCCGGAATGGCGGGGAATGTGACGGCGTTCAACACCGTCTGGACCTACGACATTTACCAAAGCTATTTCGCTCCCGGAAAATCAGACAAACACTACCTCTGGATGGGCCGTGTGGCGACGATAGTGGGCATCATCCTGAGCATCGGCACTGCTTTCATGGCGTCGCACTTCAATAACATCATGGACATGCTCCAACTGGTGTTTGGATTCGTGAACGCGCCGCTTTTCGCGACCTTCCTGCTCGGTATGTTCTGGCGCCGGGCTACGGGACACGGCGCCTTCTGGGGGTTGGTGGCCGGCACGCTTTCCGCGGTAGTCTTTCACGGTCTGTCACTCTCTCACAATGCCGTGCCCGGCATCAAGGGAGGCTGGATCACGCCGGTCTTTCACTTTCAAAGCGAAATGGGGCAGAACTTCTGGGTTGCCATTGTGGCGTGGACGGTCTGCTTTGTCCTCACTATCGGCATCTCTCTGGTGACGGCTCGCACGAAAACCAACGAGGAGCTTGCCGGCCTCGTCTACTCTCTCACGCCCAAGCCCAAATCAGAAGGCGAAGTCTGGTACACTCGCCCTGCTTTTGTCGGTATCATCGTGCTGGCTCTCGTCCTCGTCCTTAACATCATCTTTGCCTGA